The following proteins are encoded in a genomic region of Nicotiana sylvestris chromosome 4, ASM39365v2, whole genome shotgun sequence:
- the LOC104235456 gene encoding bZIP transcription factor 11-like, with translation MATSSGNSTGSTQILNSGSEEDLQVSMLDERKRKRMLSNRESARRSRMRKQKHLDDLIGQVAQLKKENNNILSNINLTSQQYANVEAENSVLRAQMIELSQRLQSLNEILSYINSNNNNNNNNNGVFETHHHYQEDMMNNSWNLMYVNQPIMASADMLYQY, from the coding sequence ATGGCTACATCTAGTGGAAATTCAACTGGATCtactcagattttgaactcaggTTCTGAAGAAGATTTGCAGGTTTCAATGTTAgatgaaaggaaaagaaagagaatgcTATCAAATCGTGAATCAGCAAGAAGATCAAGGATGAGAAAACAGAAACATCTTGATGATTTAATTGGCCAAGTTGCGCAACtgaaaaaggaaaacaacaacATCCTTAGCAACATCAACTTGACAAGTCAACAGTACGCTAATGTTGAAGCAGAGAACTCTGTTTTAAGAGCTCAGATGATTGAACTTAGTCAAAGGTTGCAATCTCTTAATGAAATCCTCAGTTACATCAattccaacaacaacaataataataataataacggaGTTTTTGAAACTCATCATCATTATCAGGAGGATATGATGAATAATTCATGGAATTTGATGTATGTTAATCAGCCAATTATGGCTTCTGCTGATATGCTTTATCagtattaa